Within Gambusia affinis linkage group LG01, SWU_Gaff_1.0, whole genome shotgun sequence, the genomic segment tgaaaaaacacaaaatcttactaggtatttttggtctagttttaaatgcaaatatctcattaaacatgaaacaagacaaaactaacttacaatatatcagagcttgttttaagtcaataattgtttaatattgataaaaagtttttcctttATAACTTgccatttttcccatgttagaaattaaataatcttcCAGCGGAACTAGTAAGTTTGATCAATAATAAGccattattgacttaaaacaacctcTTATATTTGgatgaaaagctacttgtaagttagtttagttaTTTCCAGTggactaagacatttgcactagaaactagaccaaaaatacttggtaagattttgtttttgcagtgcaactTGAATCAGCTAAACTTTCTCTATGCAACCTAAAGTGCATTAGGGAGAAATACACATAAGTAAAAATAGACTGTTACCTAaacaaatcataaataaatgagaaatgcatgagaaaacaaataaaaacaagactatTATAaggtaataaatataaaagaagtattgcaaaaaaatggctttttccAAATATGTATATTATAACTTTTtgcataattgtttttattcaaaaatatgttaattatcTTATCTAAGGTATATTCTCAACATGCCAACATATTTAGTAAAAAGTGTGATGGTTTCACAATTTCAGAATTCTGgtacaaataaaagcaaaattgtTAAATTTCTTCGCCGTCTAAACCCCTTCACATTATTAAGACTTTAACAGTTATGGAGACTTGAATACTTAAAGATGATGCTGTGCTACAGCTCTCAAACAGGTGATTCACAGCATCagtgattaaaaatataaacttggTTTTTGTGCAGATTTGTTTGTCACTGTTTAAGCTTTCTTAACTGCTCTGCCTGCAGCTTTGGACAGAGTTAGGTGAGTATTCTCTTGTAGCTATTTCATAACTTATGAAGATCAACATATCTCTAACCTAatagaaatgcaataaaatatcttGTGCCAATATATTTGAAGAAGGCACTGAGCCACTAGGTGTCACTGTTCTTGTGCATTTAAAGTAGAAACGTAAACATGATGGGTGTTGGCCGCTGCACTGGTGACAAACGATATTTGTTGTTGGAACATGTTTGTTTGCACTGGAATATTAAGTTCTGCATATCTGATAGGTGAAAAACTATTGGAAAGACATTTGGACcattttgtcaaaataagagGATGCAATCAGAGTATATAAATAATCTCTAACATAGTAGAACTAAAGAgaaaaaggatttttctttttgtttgccttATTTAATGCAAATCAGTAATGAGTATGGACATTTTGaaagcttattttaaaaactttcagttATACAAGTAAAACAATTGATGTACTACGATGTATAAATGTGTTACATTCTCGCTGATTTACTAATCGAttagtttatttgatttaaGACCCAGAGCGTTGCTCACCTTTATCCTGTgctttgattggctgcagccTCCCAACTGGCTCCTCACAGCTTGAAAACCAATCAAACTGCTGATTCTGCCGAATGCAACAAAATGACTTAGTGATCAGTGAGAGAAtagacattttgaaattataGTGTATTAATGGGTGCGTTAGAAGTGCTTTTCTAGTCATACTGGCCAGTCAAAGCTCTAGACAACAAAAGCATcgattataaaaaaaactcacccTGCTCAGTGACTGATAGCCGTTCTCCATCCTGTCAATTTataacaaagataaaaatggtGTTCCATAGTGTTATTCAGTGTCCATGAATTAATTTCTTGCCAAAATAGCAGGaattaagagaaaatatttacacttttgttcttcttctttccctAAACTGTTCCTTTAGGATGCTGGACAAACGATGATCAGTTGCAACCtcctttttcagtttctgcttgagccaagaagaaaaacaagcaggagAATTCCTCAAGTGTTACATCTcattaataaaactgattatttgttctttttgtattCAATGAAGATCAGTTAATCCGAGTCTGATTTCTCACCTCCAGAAAGTCCCCAACCTCTGGGTCTTCTTTCAGCAGAAGGCCGTACAGCGCCACCCACTGGGCAATCAGCTTCACTACCTTCTGTTTGGTGTTGAAGATGTAAGCAGTCTTCTCCTGTTCTGAGCCTTTGGACAACTCTGCCTGGTAAGTGCAAAGATGGTTAAGGGTGTAACACAATCAGTAGACATTATAATTTTCTGCTTCACTCTCCAAAGTCTGAGTAAACTGAAAACATTGGTCAGGATATTGATGCTGCAAAGCTAAGCACAGCTGGCTGGACGGCATGAAGACTTTATATGTGAGCAGGAAGTCGCTCACGCAGGGATCTGAAGGGAGACAAACATCACGATCAATTAGTCAGCTGTATCTGATCATCtgtaaaatcagaaaagcagGGGGTTGTGGTTTAATCTCACCTATCGGATCATTTCCATTGGAATCCAGCTTCAGTGTGTCCAGAAGATGTTCCAGGATTTTTTCAGGTGTTCCCGACATAACTGTGTATCTGCAACAAAAAGGGAAGTAAGAAAACTTCTTTAATGCCTTGTGCTGCTTCATTGTGCTACCTTGGTGTTAACCAGGGTCTTTACATGTCATAttacagttttaacattttgaatgacacctatttaaaaatttttttttcaattcatgTAGTAGGGAACATTGCTGTTTCATAAAAGCACTGACAGAAAAAATCCTGTTAGATCTCTGGTGTGTGTATTTGGGTAGATGACATCACAAAAGGCACACAAGCTTTCATTAGAGAACATTATGGTGGATCGACAACATTTACctaaagtcagaataaaaatgacttttattaGACAAATTGTTATTGGCTGGGCTGAAAGAACAAGACAGTATTTTCAGATGTATAAATGAAGCATGAAAGAATACAGTAGCATCTGTGTTAGgaaagaaatgtttgagtgtgaCTCACCTGCTGTTGGCTGCAGCTCCCCCTTGACCATTGCAGTCTGCGCTCTTCTCCAACACAAGGACGGTCTTCCCATGCTCCTCCAGTCGCACCGTGTTAGCCTCCACATCCTGGAAAACGGAGcataaaattacagttttgcTGGTGACATGTTGCAGGTAATGGAGCTCTCATGTAAAGTTGGGAGGAGGTCCTACAAACCTTAAGGATTCGAATGAAATCCTGTTTGTCAACACGGAGGAAGTGGCAGTTGTCCTCTCTCAGGATGATGGTGGCGGCACGTGGCGCATCGTTCAGCAAAGCTAGCTGCCCAAAGTCCTCGCCCTCATGCAGAGTGGTCACGATGCCCTGTTTGAACACAAGTCACATGAGCGTGACAAATCTTTCAGTAAGTGAAAAACGGCTCAGATCTGAGTTAACCTAAAAGCCGTGTTCAGGGTTACCTTTCCATGTGTGATCACGTTCACCGAGCCTTTCCAGATGATGTACCAGGAGGTTCCTTTATCCCCCTGACTGAACACTGCATCACAATAAAACACGGTCAGCACAAACATTGTTCACCTGCACACATCTTTGTCAATAAATTACTGAGACAACTCCGCTTACATTGCACCTTTCCTATTATAAGCAGCATTAACTCTCATAATCACGAGCAGGGAGGCATGGTAGagagcaaaaaacaacaacaaaagttaATTATCTGCTCGCCTTTtgtgaagagaaaaatgaataaaggcCTAAAAAGGCTGAATGCTTAAAACTGTATAAAGTGAAGGAGTACAGGCATGAATCCTGTTGTGGTGTCATATGTATACATACAACCCATTAATATTCAGATAAATGCTATTTAGATGCAGAGGAACTCAATATCTTATTTGACCAGATtgttaaaggtgacctattatgcttccttatACAGATTAGGATAGGTCTTatcattttgcacaaaatcattcttaataagattttagtctgctgAGTTCACTAGCAGACTCTTTTCAGAATAAGCTATTTTATTGTGTCTTCatactttaaatccaaataaactgacACTGGCCACGGCCCCCAGCTCAATGTTTACACCCGCATGTTAACATGGCAGCAACATgcacggttgtataattgcacgtctttgaaaagcagaagtaaagcctcctgcacaaccaagcagcaagtggtttctggatggttagtcaacagcaaaacacttgtACTTTCCAGAAGCCATTGTGCAGCATagaggtaaaaccagctgaccaaacgtccTGGCCCTCAGcgagggttgctaggtaatggccTGTATATAATTGTTATCCTTTGAGGACCagagaaaatacacaataaattcTAACTTCAAAACCCAtttcttgcttttaaaaattgctaaatttGTATACAACAATTCCACCCTaatcacaaatttaaaagaatcaaatgaccaaataaaaagactttCACACCcatgataaacaaaacagaaaggctCCACCTATGTTGATTGAGCTTGCAAATCTGAAATGAAGTGCAGACACATAATGCCATGTAAGTCATCAGTTATTAACTATCCAGTTTCCCTCTGTAAGAACTAAGAGCCGGTATGAGCGATAATATCACTAATGAATCACTTACAGACTGTTCCAGACTTGACGTGGGATTCAAACACCAGCACTGCGGCCAGCTCCTTCCGCACCTACAGACACAACACAGTAAAGACAGGAAGCCTGGCATTAAACTACACCGAAGTGGattattaactaaataaaagcagaaacataatGGATGTGTTGAAGCTAGGAAAAAAGGACTGACTGAAGACGAGAGATGAGCAGCAGCTTTCACATGGAGCAGCTCCTCATAGATGACCTCGATGTCCTCAGCGCTCCTCTGACTGGGActgcacaaacaacaaataatcaaCGTGAGCAAAACATCTATCTGTTCTGGTTCTTTACACTGGCACAGAAACCTCAGACATATTTTAAGCAAATCATACAACTACTGATTTATACTAGGGATACAAACAACTGATCACCTTACGATTGATTATTCACTAATggtttattaaagtaaaatcagCTTCAATTGTGTAACTAATAACATCCACTTCGaccttcttttagtgttgtaatttGGCCGACATTCAGTAGAGGGCATCGTTGATCATCTTTAAACAAAGCCAGTTGGCACAAAGACGGCGGAACCATAACAGCAAGAAAGAGAAACGGTCCAAACTGTTTTGGGATGCAAAATGAACTTTATGAGGCTCTGTTTAGAAATTAAGCTTTTAAGTTATCACCTCAATAGTACTCGATGTACTACTAAAGTGAGGAGGATGTGATGACAGGAAAGATGAGGGGAAAACagggaaaatatttcttcatgGGCAAACACAGAATATCTCTCCGTTTATTGGGAATTAAGTTTGTTAAAGTTCTTTGTTCTAattttaataatgtgagaaaaccacaattttttgtttattctgtatgcagctgacacaaaataatcttaaaatgtaatgatGTATCTTTAAATTCAGtacattatgaaaaatttagccCTTATGCTATGAAAAGACAGTCGACACTCAGGTTTTTACTTGAGTTATTAAGAAAATGGCTGCTTATTGATTGATAAGATCAATTGACTTTAGATTTACTCATTAGTTAATAACTTGCATCCTTAATAAATGCACAACAAACTGTCCAGCAGCTTTACATGCTGACCATTTGCGTAGAATCATGGTGAGCAGCGCATCGGGGCCCAGCTGGGACAGCAGGGACAGAGCTTCATGCAGCTCGTCCTCCAAGTCCTTCTCGTTGGAGACGTGGTTCAGCCCAAACTCCGAGTTCTGGAACCGGTAGAACTGTGTGTCCTTGTCCAGGAAGTTCAGATCCTGTTTCACTGGAAACATTCACAAAAAGGGAAAAGACGGCTGGATTTAGAAATTAATTCActtcaaatacagaaaaacagcgcCTGTAAAAAGAATTCACCTCTTTGGATATTTCACCCATTTAACTGAATTCCCAAATAAGTCATGTTGAATaagattagaaaaatatatttgaaaaataatttaatttcaacaaaataatgacaaataaaatatgtaacacAAATTAAATGTGTGGAGACTCCGTGGTCAAGTGGTAGATGAGACCAAAGTGGAGTAACATCACCACAAATACAACAACCCATTgcgaagcacggtggtggcagcatcatcttGGAGGCAGTTTGGTTCTATCTGCAAGAGAACTATGACTTGAgagaaaatttatttatcaGCAAGACGACCCAAAGCATTTAGCTAAAGCTACGCAGAAATGGTTTGAAGAAAACAAGGTGGATGTTCTGAAAGGGCCCAGTCAAAGCTCAAACCTTTGACTGGGCCCTTTCAGTCACATAGACGACTTGTGGCTGGGTTGAAATGTGACATTCACAGTCCATTCCCATGTAACCTGGCAGCTTCATCCGTTTTCAGTTTgacattaaagttgtttttgtcacaaaagCCAAATTTTGTTGATTATAATTGActtataaaagcaataaaaagggtaaaacatccaaggaGCTGAGGACTATTTACAGGCACTGTAATTTCCCCGTCAGACGTTTTGACCTTGAggtaaattttgttttcaggtaAGAGGTTCATAAAAATCCAGATACATGGAAATAAGTAGAAATTATTTCTGAGTTCCTGTTGGCTCCTGATGAAGCACTTCTGTCCTGATTAGAGTGGTCTCCATCAGGATAACAGAGCATCATCTCAGAGGCATGAACAGCGAGAGAACCCTCGACCCAGCAGAAAACACTGTCAGACCGATGCCACAATATTCATGGTCACTGAATTTCAAGCTATTCAAACCcttctggaaaatgtttgagtatgctgctgctgcagagattATCATCAGCATAAATGAAAGACATTAAACATGGAAGAATCATCAGACTTCCATCAGTGGTATGAATCTTCAATTACGCAAAGATCCAAGaatttcatgaatattaatacAATATGTCTTGAgctttgctgttttgttcatgtttgttaaaactgttatgttttgacagtatggtatgagacaaataatttctaaaaaaaatcagcttctcTGAGTAAAAGTCTGCAAAAATGCACCACATctagtcagaaacaaccaatcagagccaggattAATGACTTAGTGCTGTCAAATAAGCTTGTGTATGCGCTACTAAACGGCACAAAAATAACTTACGGCCAGGAAAACTGCTTATCCGATGTCACTGGTGGATATGCTAACTAGCCCTAGCATTTATAGCTAATGCTACGGCTATATTGTGGTGAATCAGCTATAGCATAGCAGAGAGAAATGAGGAGGGTGTGAGTGGCATGTACAccagagtgattgacagcactaaggcCGTCGTCCTGGATctctggttgtttctgactgagtggtgtatttctgtaATTAGGACTGGGACGattgggagaaggcagaggattctgtttttccacattttctctgttttgtacTGTAACAACAtgacaacatttttcatttcctttttctaaataaagatacagactgcagctttaaactaCACACAACTGGactattttttacaatttaaatgaCTTCTAAAGACAATCTAGATTTCGTATCAGAATGTGAAGTTTTCCAAGGCAGAAAAGGAGTTTTCAACATTGAAGCTGAATTTAACGTCCTCACCATGAACGAGGATTCCCTCGTCCACCAAGACCTGCCACATTCCCACAGCCTGACTTCTTGACTGCAGGCATTCGTTCTGTTTCATCAGCCAGTCAACCAACTCCTTCCCTGAGCAGCAATGCCTGGTGGGGAAATGATGCAGATTGTAACGCATGTAATTAGCTGTATTAGCTGAAGGTAAAAACACTGTGAGCTGAAGTACCTGTGTGTTTTCAGGTGATGCTTCCTGTCTCGGATCAGGCCAGGGTTCTTCTCGGTCATAACGCTGTACACCGACCTCGCAGCTTTTACGACACGatctgaaagaaactgaatagaaatgagaaaataaggTTACgtggttttaattttgatgGATTTAACTGGAGGTCTTAgacaaaacaatacaaagtaTGTTTAactgtgaagaggaagaaatataattcataattaaaatttgttgCAACCTTTCAGAATCTAAAAAGTGTCGTGAACATTCACTTTATACGTTGTAGAGCCGTCATTTGGAGAATGTCTGTAAAGCCTTTGCACAATTTGAGAGTAAAGTTTTTGgtgaatccattttttttatttacaataaagcTTCTTCTATTaactattttcaaatattgCCAAGATTTCTCATTTAGATTCATTTATGTGCATTATTTTATACCGCATGTGTCAGACCCAAGGtctgtgggccaaatccggccctcCATACGTTTTTATGAGGCCTTCTAGACTCTAGAAATATAACTTTTGAGATAATAGTgtgcttaaatcttattttatcaatcaaatcagcAGTTTTATCTGTATTGTGTCAAATTATatcaatgtgaaaatatgtttaatattattttagcagtttGTAACAGGtagttttattaagattttctgctgatgtggcccaaaatgaaaccAGTTTTTCACGCCTGTTTTATGTCATTGAATATGATAAACCTTCACCCCAGTTCTTCTCTGTTTAagctccatccatccttctATCAACTTTGTGACCAGTTAATGAGAAGCATGCCAGCAGTATTATACTGACTCCACCATGTTCAGGGTCACCAGAGAAACCTGATGCACATCTACTGACCCCATAAACAGCTTGTCGCGGATGTTTGTGTGACTTTCTTTCAGtgatgtctttctttttgctgctcTTCTAGGTTTGTATGACCAATAGTGGTGATGTCAATAGTTTTTGTTGTGGATCTCCAGATTTATCTTGGGTCTTGTGTCTAAAAATGCAAGGCAGGGTATTAAGGGGTTTCTTTCActtactaaaaaaaattcatttgcaagaatttgtaacaaaaatagttcatttcactgaaacattatcaaatatataattATCCAGAAAATGCTCTGACAAAtgttaaacaacagaaaaggagGGACCCACTTTTCATCACAGTAACCCCCCCCCTACTTAAACCCACCCCCAGTGTGGGAATCATGTGTGTACATCAACATCGTGAGTGGAGATTTCTGTAGGTGTTGAAGTGTGACttaatgtgtgtgagtgtgggtTGCATGAGGGTGAGAACGCGTTAAAAATGGCTCTGAGAAACTCTCCCACACCCCACTGAGCTCTCAGCCTGTGCTGCTCGTTCTGTAGCTGGtacacagcaacaacaaacttTCGCCTTCTCACCACCCTCTAcggttttttcttttctttgagctAAAACTTTCCATTGAAAGTCTGAAGCAGAAGCACAGAGGTGGGTTTCCGTCCCTTTAGGGGGTTTACAACAGTTTCCTGTATACTGATAGTGTAACAGCAGCCTACTTAACACTAATCCCACCTGAACTTACTTTCTAGTGAACCAGGTCAGTTTTCTGGCCTAATCTAATACCTGCCATTATGTGAACTTATTCTGACCTGAAATGTCCCCACATTCTCTGTGTGCAGACAGATTTAGGTCACCACAATGTGATTAACACAAGTGTCCACATGCAACTCAATGAGCTCTggcttaaaacataaaatgactAGAGATTTTGGCCCAAAGCCTGTCAGCCACTCATGCAGACGAAAATCTTATGTAATAAAAAAGGGCTTGGTTTATGGCTTTGAATACCCAGTAATTCAGGATGCTTCAAGTTCATTGCATGACCCACATTTTATGACTGAGCGTGGTGGACCTTTGCTCCTCCCCGTCTTGTTTGCCTACAGACACCTCCTGCACGTCTTGTGATTACACGAGTGGCTCAGACGCTTGCATGCTTGCGTTCTGGATTTTCTGCAAGAGGCTGCTGTTTGCCCAAGGTGGTGGACTTGAGATTCACAGAGCTTCACATTGACTGtgtgctgttttatttcattttaatcgGCAAGTGGAGATTAGAGAGAACAAGTGGCAGAATCTCTCTGAAACCTTTTAACCTCCAATCATCGTTAGCCTCAGGATATGAAAACACCCGCTGAccttttgctttcctttgtgACCTTACATTCGATGACGTCAAGACGACTGCCACCCATTCATCATCTCTTTTACATGCAAATTCACAAATCAAAATTGACAACCATAACTCATTAGCGACAGAAAGACTACAGCACACTGTTTAGCTTGTACAAtgttctaaaaacattttattttctcttttgtgtcacagttttatgttttcagactgAACTAAAGGGTTTGACAAACAAACTATCCTGGCCTCAAAAAAGTAATAGTCCTGTAAACTTAATAAGCTGGCCCGCCATCAGCGCCAGCGACTGCTGTCAGTCTTTTGCGTTAACTGGGAATAAGTTTTACAGGCCTGTagagaaattaaagttaaaacacaACAGCCCGTTAAGTCAAACAACAGAACGGTGACTGAATTAAAGCCCAGACTATGACTAAGTCACTCCTAACCTTCACTATGTTTTGTGAGTCACATATAAGTGGACTTGGAAGGGTTTTTCAGATTATTGTTCTTTGCTGCATAGCCAAAGTGCTCTTGAGCTAAAAGAGTCACAAACTGGAGGGTGGAAGTTCTCCTTCAACTGAAGAGCAGAATTCATGGTTCAATCTGAGGTTGAAACAATCGGATTAATTGCAAGGAATCGACagtgaaataattgtcaattaATTAAGTAATCAATTATTAACTAGAGTATACAtatgaaaaatgcaaatttgctgaagagaaaaatatcaaGAGCAgcattaagccaaaactgtacaaaattacatacattttgtatttaagataaaaaaaatttcttcatTTGTAAATATAGTcaacccagaactcctcaagacATACAGTAGTTTTAATTTCACTTGGTTCAATTTCTGTAAAAACTCCTATTAAGCACCCGTTTCTTATCCAATTATTtatcagttaatccaaaaaataatcaacagattaacCCTACACTGTTAAGTCAAGCATAAATGACTGAAATAGTTCAGATGTtgatgttaaaagtattttctttagCTGAAGATGCATTTCTTTGCTTCAAAAGATCAAGCATCCACTAAAGAAATCCtgtaatattacattttaggcaataaaaaataaataaatatatatatataatttttttcaaaggaattgaattatttgcactttttaatgtattttttaataatgcataaaaatgtttcagtggttaaatgaaaaatctgcctaatttttttcaattgaCTGTCAAAATTATCCATCATGTTTCACAGTCagaattgtatatatatatcaaagTATATATGAattatattagttttttttatcagatgtaaacaaaatgtgtcacttttCTTTAGTGAGTACACAAATGAATTCAGTCAGTCTTTAGGAATGTCGAGATGTGTTATTGGCAGAAATGAGAccgtttgttttttctcaattgtgtttgttgttttagaaTATTCCTTTGGATGCCATTTTTGCCCAGCCTCTTTCTCACAGACCTTAACTGAGGCAAGTAAGGTCTGCAGTGGTTTAGATTTTTCTATAAgttaaaagcagcattttctatttattccCATCAGCTGTGTTTGATCACGTGAGTCGTCTAAGGTTGACGAACATGTTTTTTACACCACTGTAAGCCTCAGACG encodes:
- the rapgef3 gene encoding rap guanine nucleotide exchange factor 3 isoform X1, whose protein sequence is MHLFRTHNYQVFPHRYSVEKPTIRGISWTPLPEALDPKDTMKQFLSDRVVKAARSVYSVMTEKNPGLIRDRKHHLKTHRHCCSGKELVDWLMKQNECLQSRSQAVGMWQVLVDEGILVHVKQDLNFLDKDTQFYRFQNSEFGLNHVSNEKDLEDELHEALSLLSQLGPDALLTMILRKCPSQRSAEDIEVIYEELLHVKAAAHLSSSVRKELAAVLVFESHVKSGTVLFSQGDKGTSWYIIWKGSVNVITHGKGIVTTLHEGEDFGQLALLNDAPRAATIILREDNCHFLRVDKQDFIRILKDVEANTVRLEEHGKTVLVLEKSADCNGQGGAAANSRYTVMSGTPEKILEHLLDTLKLDSNGNDPIDPCVSDFLLTYKVFMPSSQLCLALQHHYQAELSKGSEQEKTAYIFNTKQKVVKLIAQWVALYGLLLKEDPEVGDFLEKLKKEVATDHRLSSILKEQFRERRRTKVMENGYQSLSRNQQFDWFSSCEEPVGRLQPIKAQDKVLYEIYKADSKPLSLMLPVSSSVQEVMSAIVKADGDHVLVKMNSSGERVQLKLDATAVYTALGLNERLFICTSSEVEQLRPLKDQQGPEQATTDLIEQMSSKDIATELTNYDWELFTAMHEVELVYYIFGRHKFPGATTANLERFVRHFNVVQHWVVTELCLCEDLVKRAILLKKFIKIAAVLKEQRNLNSFFAVIFGLSNSAVQRLYKTWERIPSKTKRIYCAYERLMDPSRNHRAYRLAVAKLSPPYIPFMPLLLKDMTFIHEGNPNYVDKLVNFEKMRMLAKTVKIVRGCRSQPYVPSSPQRGLADRMFLDGPATRLSTYSDHAFPLRSPSNIRHYIQNLKVIDNQRKLTQLSRTIEC
- the rapgef3 gene encoding rap guanine nucleotide exchange factor 3 isoform X2 produces the protein MENLVKSVCSPPRRRTPEIGETPLPEALDPKDTMKQFLSDRVVKAARSVYSVMTEKNPGLIRDRKHHLKTHRHCCSGKELVDWLMKQNECLQSRSQAVGMWQVLVDEGILVHVKQDLNFLDKDTQFYRFQNSEFGLNHVSNEKDLEDELHEALSLLSQLGPDALLTMILRKCPSQRSAEDIEVIYEELLHVKAAAHLSSSVRKELAAVLVFESHVKSGTVLFSQGDKGTSWYIIWKGSVNVITHGKGIVTTLHEGEDFGQLALLNDAPRAATIILREDNCHFLRVDKQDFIRILKDVEANTVRLEEHGKTVLVLEKSADCNGQGGAAANSRYTVMSGTPEKILEHLLDTLKLDSNGNDPIDPCVSDFLLTYKVFMPSSQLCLALQHHYQAELSKGSEQEKTAYIFNTKQKVVKLIAQWVALYGLLLKEDPEVGDFLEKLKKEVATDHRLSSILKEQFRERRRTKVMENGYQSLSRNQQFDWFSSCEEPVGRLQPIKAQDKVLYEIYKADSKPLSLMLPVSSSVQEVMSAIVKADGDHVLVKMNSSGERVQLKLDATAVYTALGLNERLFICTSSEVEQLRPLKDQQGPEQATTDLIEQMSSKDIATELTNYDWELFTAMHEVELVYYIFGRHKFPGATTANLERFVRHFNVVQHWVVTELCLCEDLVKRAILLKKFIKIAAVLKEQRNLNSFFAVIFGLSNSAVQRLYKTWERIPSKTKRIYCAYERLMDPSRNHRAYRLAVAKLSPPYIPFMPLLLKDMTFIHEGNPNYVDKLVNFEKMRMLAKTVKIVRGCRSQPYVPSSPQRGLADRMFLDGPATRLSTYSDHAFPLRSPSNIRHYIQNLKVIDNQRKLTQLSRTIEC